In Thiofilum sp., the genomic window AATTATGATGCAGCTAGCGTACAAGCGGCGGTAGATGCCTTAGTCAAAGCTAAGCTACCCCCTTATCTAATGGTCGATTTCAGCCACGCCAATAGTAATAAAGACTATCGCCGTCAACCTGAAGTCGCCAATAGCGTGGCGGAGCAAATCGCCTCTGGTTCTAAAGCCATTACTGGAGTGATGATTGAGAGCCATTTGGTAGAAGGCAATCAAAAAGCCGACGGCAAAAAACGTGAAGAGTTAGTGTATGGTCAAAGTATTACCGATGCCTGCATTAATTGGGATACTACCGCGCAAGTGCTAGAGCAATTAGCCGAAGCGGTGCGCCAACGTAGGAGAGTCAATGCATGACTAGGGTACGAGAATTAAATTCCACTGCTCCCAGCTTTTGGCAAGACTTACAACAGCTATTAGCTTGGGAAAGTGTTTCAGACGATGCGGTATTTAATACCGTGAATGGTATTTTGAAAGACGTGCGTACTCGCGGCGATGCGGCGGTGGTGGACTACACCAATCGCTTTGATCGTATGCAGGTCAGCAGTATGAGTGAGCTAGAAATACCCTTAGCTCGCTTACAGCAAGCTCTGGCTAATTTGCCCGCTGAACAACGTTCTGCCTTAGAGCAAGCCGCTAAGCGTATTAAAGCCTATGCTGAGCGCCAAAAGCTGGAGTCATGGAGCTATGTTGAGGCGGATGGTACGTTACTCGGTCAACAGGTGAGCTGTTTAGATCGGGTGGGGTTATATGTGCCCGGTGGTAAGGCGGCTTATCCGTCTTCGGTACTAATGAACGCTATCCCTGCCAAAGTTGCAGGTGTTCCCGAATTAATTATGGTAGTTCCGACCCCAGCGGGTGAAGTGAATGAGCTGGTATTAGCCGCCGCCGCGATTGCTAATGTGGATCGTGTATTTGCTATCGGTGGCGCTCAAGCAGTGGCTGCTTTAGCGTATGGTACAGAAACGGTTCCCGCAGTAGATAAGATCGTAGGCCCCGGCAATATTTATGTGGCGACCGCTAAGCGTATGGTCTACGGCACGGTGGGCATTGATATGATCGCAGGGCCTTCGGAAATTCTGGTGGTGTGTGATGGTAAAACCAACCCTGATTGGATTGCTATGGATTTATTCTCACAAGCCGAGCACGATGAAGATGCTCAAGCCATTCTAGTCTGTCCTGATGCCGCCTTTATTGAACAAGTCAAAGCTAGCATTAATAAGCTCGTTGAAACCATGCCACGTAAGGACATTATTAATACCTCACTGGAGGGACGCGGAGCTTTGATTCTGGTTAAAGACATGGCTGAAGCGGTTGAGGTTGCGAATTACATTGCACCAGAGCACTTAGAATTATCGGTGGATAATGCGCGTGAAGTGGCTCAACAAATTCGTCATGCGGGAGCTATCTTTATGGGACGTTATACCGCTGAGGCTCTAGGAGATTATTGTGCTGGACCTAATCACGTATTGCCTACTTCGCGCACGGCACGTTTTTCTAGTCCTTTAGGGGTGTATGATTTCCAAAAACGCTCCTCATTAATTGATTGCTCGGCTGTGGGGGCATCTAGTTTAGGTAAGATTGCTTCCGTATTGGCGCGGGGTGAGGGTTTAATCGCTCATGCGTGCTCGGCTGAGTATCGGATTTAATAGTTAAGTAGTCATACAAAAGCTATCGAGCATTGCTTCAGCAGTCGCTGTGAATACATCCTTGTACGCTTCAAGGCGGCATCCGTGCCGCCAAGACTGCTCCAGAAATACTCGATAACTTTGATTCAAGTACTTAGCTACTAAAAAACCACTGAAAGCAAAAGGGAGCCTAGGCTCCCTTTTGTTTGGTTAGGTGAGTGAGATTAGCTTAAACAAACTTACCATTCACACTAGAGCCAATGGTGCTATTACCATAAACCACTGAACCAGTGCCACCTAAGTTACCAGTGATGCTGATAGGGCGACCTAAGGTTTGAGTCAGCATATTAATTAAGCTATTTACTCCCTGTGGTGAGGTAAGTAGCGCATTGAGGCGGGTATTGCTGATACCAAGACCATTAAACAATCCTGCTAATTCAGTCGCTGGCATGGCTAGATTAGTGGCTAAGCTATTCAATACTTGCATAGCGCTGGTATTTAAACCGCTGATCGTCACATTGCCAGTAGCATTAATGGTATTACCAGAAACATTGGACGTATTAGTCACAGTGGTGCTGGTGGTTGGTGCTGTCGTGGTGCTAGTTGTACTGGTAGCACTGGTGCTTGGGGTCGTAGTTGTGCTAGTAACACTAGCGCTAGTTTGACCTTGACCACTCATCGCTTGCGTCACTAAGCCCATTAAAGTACTTAAACCGCTAGGTGTGCTGAGTAGGGTATTCAATTGGCTAGAGCTAATACCTAAACCATTAAACATTGATACTAAGTCAGCAACTTGCATTCCCATGCCAGTGGCTAAAGTAGTTAAGGTACTTAATGTGGCACTATCTAAACCTGCTAGACCTGTACTAGCTGTAGTTGAACCTGTGCTGCTAGTGCTAGTTGGGCTGGTGCTAGTAGTACTGGTAGTTGTAGTGGTTGAAACCGGTGTTGTACCAGTGCTGCTAGTAGTACTGGTGCTAGTAGTGGTACTAGGTGTTACAGGTTGTCCACTTGCAGCTTGAGTTAATAGACCCATCAAGTTATTCAAACCCTCTGGTGTACTGAGTAAGCTATTTAATTGTGCAGTGCTAATCCCTAAGCTATTAAATAAGCCTGCTAATGCATCAGCAGACATACCTAAACCGGAGGCTAGACTCGTTAAAGTAGCTGTCGCTTCGGTGCTTAAGGTAGTGGAGCTAGTAGTAGTACTGGTAGTAGTGCCCGTTGTGGCAGAACCAGAAGTTGTACCTGTAGTCGCTCCGGTTGTGGTAGAACCAGAAGTTGTACCTGTAGTAGTTCCTGTCGTGGTGGTTCCAGTAGTAGTGCCTGAGGTAGTAGTGGTACTAGGTGTGGTTGTTTGACCACTAGCAGCTTGAGTTAATAAACCCATTAAGCTATTCAGACCGTCAGGAGTACTTAGTAAGGTATTTAGCTGAGCAGTGGTGATACCAATGCTATTAAATAAGCTTACTAGAGCAGTAGGTTGCATACCTAAACTAGAGGCTAGGCTCGTTAAAGTCGCAGTGGCTTCAGTACTTAATGTAGTAGAACTAGTGGTTGAGCCAGAGCCAGTAGTAGAACCTGTTGTTGATCCAGAAGTTGTACCTGTGCTAGAGCCAGCAGTCGTTGAACCCGTGGTTGATCCTGAAGTAGTGGAGCCAGTCGTTGATCCAGAAGTAGTAGAGCCTGTTGTTGTACCGCTGGTAGAGCCACCTGTGCTACCTGTAGTAGGGCCTTGAGATAAAATTTCAGTCAAAGCACTCATCAGTGCATTAACACCTTCTGGACTACTGAGTAATAGGGTGAGTTGATCAGCACTCAGCCCGACACTAGCAAAAATACTCATTAAATCTGCCGCAGAGATACCAATGCTGGTTGCTAAGCTAGTCACCACGGCATTCAGATCAATGGGATTAGTAGAGC contains:
- the hisD gene encoding histidinol dehydrogenase — translated: MTRVRELNSTAPSFWQDLQQLLAWESVSDDAVFNTVNGILKDVRTRGDAAVVDYTNRFDRMQVSSMSELEIPLARLQQALANLPAEQRSALEQAAKRIKAYAERQKLESWSYVEADGTLLGQQVSCLDRVGLYVPGGKAAYPSSVLMNAIPAKVAGVPELIMVVPTPAGEVNELVLAAAAIANVDRVFAIGGAQAVAALAYGTETVPAVDKIVGPGNIYVATAKRMVYGTVGIDMIAGPSEILVVCDGKTNPDWIAMDLFSQAEHDEDAQAILVCPDAAFIEQVKASINKLVETMPRKDIINTSLEGRGALILVKDMAEAVEVANYIAPEHLELSVDNAREVAQQIRHAGAIFMGRYTAEALGDYCAGPNHVLPTSRTARFSSPLGVYDFQKRSSLIDCSAVGASSLGKIASVLARGEGLIAHACSAEYRI